A single Anopheles arabiensis isolate DONGOLA chromosome 2, AaraD3, whole genome shotgun sequence DNA region contains:
- the LOC120893421 gene encoding 39S ribosomal protein L20, mitochondrial — translation MVFTSVVNFVRSRGPDEFWRKRRIFKLAAHYIGRRRNCYSIAIRNVNRALAYATKGRELKKEDMRELWTQRVNAGCEQHGMQFADFQYGLYRNDILLNRKVLADLAIWEPRTFEALAKISQQVPEEGSGDK, via the exons ATGGTTTTTACATCGGTGGTGAACTTTGTGCGCTCCCGGGGACCGGACGAGTTCTGGAGAAAGCGCAGGATTTTCAAACTAGCCGCA CACTACATCGGTCGTCGGCGCAATTGCTATTCCATTGCGATTCGAAATGTAAACCGAGCCCTTGCATATGCCACGAAAGGACGTGAGCTGAAGAAAGAGGATATGCGAGAGCTGTGGACGCAGCGAGTCAATGCAGGGTGCGAGCAGCATGGTAtgcagtttgccgacttccagTATGGGCTGTATCGCAATGATATTCTGTTGAACCGGAAAGTGCTGGCCGACTTGGCCATTTGGGAACCGAGAACGTTTGAGGCGCTTGCCAAGATAAGCCAGCAAGTTCCAGAGGAGG GAAGCGGAGATAAATAA